The following is a genomic window from Clostridium fungisolvens.
ATTAACAGATATAGGATATAAAGGCTACACATGCATAGAAGTTGAAGATAAAGCATTTGAAGGTTCAATAGAAGAATGCAAAAAATCAGTAATACTAACAACAAGATATTTAAGAAATTTTGTAATTTAGATAAGGAGGAATAAAAAATGAAAGTCAATTTTGGAATAATAGGCTTTGGATTTATGGGACACATTCACGAAAAAACCTTAAATTCATTAGAAGCTACAAAAGTAGTTGCAATTTGTGATATACAAGAAGAAAGAATGGAAGATGCAATTACTGAAGGGGTTATAAAAACTACTAGCGTTGATGAGCTTTTAAAGATAGAGGATATTAATACAGTAATAATTTCAGTAAGTAACCATGTTCATAAGGAAGTAGTAATCAAAGCTGCAAAGGCAGGTAAAAACATCATTTGTGAAAAGCCAGCAGCAATGAGTGTTAAAGAATATGATGAAATGGTAGCAGTTGTAAAAGATACAGGTGTGTTATTTACAGTACATCAACAGCGCAGATTTGACGAAGATTTTAGAACTGCAAAAGAAGTATATGATCAAAAAGCATTAGGAAATGTATTTACTGTTCAATCTATGCTATATGGAATAAACGGAAATATGCATGATTGGCATGTGTTCAAAAAGTATGGTGGTGGTATGTTATATGACTGGGGAGTTCATTTAATAGATCAATTGCTTTACATGGTTGATAGCAAAATAACAACTATTTTTGCTGATTTAAGAAATGTTATTAATGAGGAAGTAGATGACTACTTTAAGATACTATTTAGATTTGAAAATGGAATAACAGGAGAAATTGAACTAGGAACATATTTCTTAGCGGACAAGGAAAAGTGGTTTGAAAGACATTGGTTCATAGGTGGAGATAGTGGAAGTATGTATAGTGATGGCTTTGAGCCAGTAGGAAAAGTTGCAAGAACAACAAGACTTCTTAAAAATGTTCCAGGAAAGACTACTATGACAGCTTCAGGTCCAACCCGTTCATTTGGACCACCACCAGAAGGAGTATTAATTACAGAAGAACTTCCTAAGGTAAATGTTGCTCATATTATGTTCTTTGAAAATTATTTAAATGCGTTAGAGGGAAAAGAAGAATTACTTGTTAAGATACCTGAAGTAAGAAGAGTTTTAGCAGTAATGGAAGCTGTAAGAGAATCAGCAGCAACAGGCAGATCAATAGATTTTGAATAAATGCAAATAAGATAGAAGAAAGGAAGATAGATATGTCAAATATTAAACGTTCAGTAAGTTTTTATAGTTTACAAGATCATTATGCTAGAGGAAAGATGAATTTAGAGGATATATTTAAATTTTTAAAAGAGATGGGAGCAGAAATGGAATTCATAAGCGATCAAATGCTTAAAGGAACTCCACATCCATCAGAAGAGTCATTAAAAGAATGGGATAGACTTATGGCTGAATATAAAGTTAAGCCAGTTTGTAATGATATTTTTATAAACACTTGTTTATATAAAAATAGAACATTAACAACTAAAGAAGCTACAGATGCTTTAATCGAAGAGATTAAACTAGCTCATCGTTTAGGCTTCAAATTAGTTAGACTTGTATCAAAAACACCAGCAGAAATCATAGAACCAGCATTACCTTATGCAGAGAAATATGATGTAACTTTAGCTTTAGAGATTCATGGTGGAATGAGCTTCGATAATCCTATGACAAAAGCATTTATCGATGTGATTCATAAAACAAAATCACCATATTTAGGTATTGTAGTTGATACAGGAATATTCTGTAGAAGACATCCAAGAGTAGCAACAAACTACTTCAGAAGCTTAGGGGTAAATGAAGAAGTTATCAAATATATAGATGATATCTTTGCAAGTGGAACTGATCCAAAGCAATTCTTTACTAAGCAAGGGGGCAGACCTAAAGAATTATTAGACTTATGTAAAAATGAACTTGACCATATGTACACTATATTTTCTGATGGGTATGAAACTAGTGATTTTAGTATCTTAGATGAACATATGCCTTATGTTAAGCACATTCATGGGAAAGTATATGAAATGACAGAAGAAGGTGTTGAATATTCTATTCCATATGATGAATTAATTAAGTACTTAGATGAAAAGGGATATGAAGGATATATTTCAACTGAGTACGAAGGAAATAGATTTACTCTTGATGGAGAAGAAGTTATAGAACTTGAACAAGTTAGAAAACATCAAGAAATGCTAAAGAAATATATAGCTAAGCTAGGAAGATAGGAGGAAAGCAGCATGTTTGATAATTACGTATTCAGTGAAGGTACTTGTAAAAATGTATCAAATAAAGATGGACAAGTAAATGGATTTGAATTGAAAACATTGATTACTTACTATAGAGGAGTACCGTTATCTATGGTACATGATGTGAAAGTAGAAGTAGATGGAGTAGAGGTACCAAGAGAAAGTATAAGATTCAGTTCAAACGGAGAAGACTATTTTACTTTAGATGAAATGGAAACAGTTACTACTTACAAATGGGAGTACGGCCAAGAAGCTACTGTATTTGTTGAGAAAGAGGGCGGACTTTCTAAAGGTGAACATGATGTTAAATTAACAACAGTATTGAGAGTTGCGTATATACCAGTACCTTTCGAGGGAACAAAAACTAGAAAAGTTGTAATAAACTAAATTAGTATTTATGGTGCTAGCAAAATAAGGATGGTTACTAGCACCATATAAAAAAGGGAGAATAATTCTGATGAGTAAGAAGAAAGTATTAGGTATTTCATTTGGAAGAAAAATGAGTAATACCGAAGTTATGATAAAGACAGCATTAATGGAGTGCGAAAAAGCTGGTAACGAAGTTAAGTTTATCCGTGCAGATGATTTAAATATTCAAGACTGTACAGGTTGTATAGCATGTGTAGTTGGCTTGTTACAAGGTGGAAGTGGAAAGTGTCATTTAAAAGATGACATGCATATTATCGATGAAGCTTTAATGGAATGTGATGCGGTTATAGTAGGATCACCTACATATGTATTGGCGCCAACAGGTAGGTTTAAGACTGTATGCGATAGATTAGGACCATCTCATGATGTTGCTTTCAGAACAGAAGCAAAAAAGACAGGAATAGCAAGGGGAAAAGCTCCAGAGCAATTGCCGGATGAAAGATCATTTAAGCCAAGAGTAGCTGCATTGATTACTGTAGGTGGAGCGATGACACAAAATTGGTTATCCTTTGCTATGCCATCTATGTACGAATTCACAATATCTATGGGAATAAATGTAGTAGATAAATATGAATACTTTGGAGCTATGGCTCATGAACATGTAGTAGGAAATCAAGAAGTAATGGATCGTATGGTGGTAATGGGTAAAAACATTGCTGATTCTTTAAATAGTGATTCAGAAAAAGAAATGAACAAATGGAGAGGTGCTGATGAAGGCATTTGTCCAGTATGTCATTGCGATATGCTTACTGTAAGGTACAATAAAAATGAAGTGGAATGCCCAGTTTGTGGAATTAGTGGAGAGCTAACATTAGTTGATGGAGAAATTAAAGTAAGCTTCAGTGAAGCTCAGCAAAAGCGTTCTCGTTTATTCTATGATGGAAAGTTAGAACATCAAGTAGAAATCTCTACAAAAGCAGTTGGACCAGGACAAATCCCTAATAAGAAAGAATTGCTTGGAAAATATGTAGGTTACGGCGAGTAATATAAATTAATTATTTGAAACTGGGCTATTAAATATTAATATACCCAGTTTCTTTATTTTAGCTTTAGTTTGCTACCATATTGAAGAGATTTTATAGAAATTATATACGGAGGATAAATATGTATAAACTACTAGCACTTGATCTTGATGGTACATTACTTAATAACAACGGGGAAATATCTAAGGCCAACGCTAAAGCTATTGAGCTAGCAAAGGAAAAGGGAATTAAAGTTGTTTTAGCCACAGGAAGACCTATAGATGGAATAAAGAATTATATATCACAGTTAAACCTTTTAGAGGATGACTATGTTGTTGCTTTTAATGGAGCTCTTGTACAAAAGACTAGAGACAAAACAGTAATAGGTAGAAAGGGGTTAACAATTAGTGACCTGAATAAGATATATGAATTAAGTAAAAAACTAAATGTTAATATACATATACATACTGATAAGGAGTGCATTACCCCAAAAATAAGTAAATATAGTCTTTTTGAAGCTAAACTTAACTCAATACCATTGAAAGAAATAGGATTTGAAGACTTGCAGGGAGATACAGTAATAAATAAAATTATGTTTATAGATGAAGAACAAATAATTGATAAGATTTCAGGTTTAATTGATGAGGAATTTCATGATGAATATACTGTAGTGAGAAGTTTACCATATTTTTTAGAATTTCTAAATAAAGAAGTAAACAAGGGTATAGGTGTAAAAATGCTTGCCAATAGTTTAGGAATAAGTATGGACGAGGTTATTTGCATTGGAGACCATGAAAATGACATACACATGATACAATATGCAGGGTTAGGTGTTGCCATGGGTAATGCAGTGGATAGCCTTAAAAACGCAGCTGATTATATAACTAAGAGTAATGAAGAAAATGGAGTGGCCCACGTAATAGAAAAGTTTATTTTGAATTAAAAATACTCCATTATGTCAAAGTATTTGATTTTCATAATTAATAAATTGATAATAAATCTTAATTGGTAACTAATAGTTGATATTTGGATATTATATATAAGGATTAATTTACAAGGAAGAGAGAGATGTATACTAAAGGTGATTTTCACATGCATAGTGTTGCGTCAGATGGGGATAGAACCCCTTCTGAAATTATAGTTATGGCAAAAGAAAAAGGCTTAGATATAATTTCAATCACAGATCATAATTCAACTGACAGTGTTGAAGAAGCAAAAAGAATTGGAGATATAATAGGAGTTAAGGTTATAGCTGGACTAGAATTATCAACAAGGTACAAAGGAAAAAAAGTACATGTTTTAAGTTATTTTATGAATGATAAATATAAAGATATAACATTCCAAAAGGTATTAAAACATATTAGAAACCATGAGATCGATGAGCTCAAATCACTTGTGGGATCTGAGATAGCAATAACAAGAGATGAAATAAAAAATAGGATAGATACTAGAACAGGTATAGATATTTTGAGGTATTTCGGTGGATCCGTAGTATTAGCTCATCCTGTAAAAGTAAAAAAAGAGAACTTGGAAGATATTTTGCAACTAGAATTTGACGGAATAGAAGCAATATATTCAAAAAATACTACTGAGGATACCAAGTACTTTAAAGCTATAGCTGAAAAAAAAGGCTGGTTCTATACCGCTGGCTCAGACTTTCATACTGATAAAAGACAGGACAATAGGCATGGACAAATTGGACAGGTGTTTTTAAAAGAGAAAGAGCTGGAGATATTTATTCAGAGCTTAACAAAGTAAACTTATGTAATTTTCTAAAGTAATGTTTTGAAATTAAGGTGCTGATCTATAGATATATATTATATCAATAGCAGCACCTTTGTTTATATCTTTATAAGTAGTTTTTAAAGTTATTAAAGTTCATAGAAATTTAAAACACGTCCCCAAAAGTTAGTATAGATAAAGTAAGGTGAAAAAGATTTCTTCTGAAATCTTATTGGATCTATAAGAATTTTTTCAAAATCTGAAAATTACAATAATTTAACATGCCTAGGTTGAATGGAAAGGTTTACTTAACTATAATTATATAGGTGGACAACTTATAATTGAGTTCATATTTTATAAGTTTTTTATTAAAAGGTGAGAGGGTTTCTGGAATACAATCAGTATTTAGTTAATACATCTTTAAAGAGTTCATATAAATTAGTAGTTCAGTTATGAATTCTTTAAAGATGTAGGTTTATAAAGAAAAATATTTTAATTAATAAATAAGGACTAGAATATAAAAAGAATAAAGGGGAGTTTTACTATGAAGCTAATTATAAATGCAGATGATTTCGGGTTCACTAGAGGTGTCAATTTAGGTATTCTTGAAGCTTTTAAGGAAGGAATTGTAACTTCTACTTCAATGCTTACTAATGGGCCAGGCTTTGAACATGGAATAGAATTAATGAGACAAAACAAAAATTTAAAAGTAGGTATACATTTAGTATTAACTGCAGGTAGACCAATAAGTGAAGGATTAAAAACCTTAGTAAATGAAAAAGGAAACTTTGAACATAATTTTGAAAAGATAGAAGCTGCTGATGAAGAAGAAATAAGAAAAGAGTATAGAGCACAAATAGATAAGTTCTTAAGTACAGGCTTTAAACCTACACATATAGATTTTCATCATGGAGCAACAAAGAAAAATTTTGCAATTGCTGTACAGTTTGCTAAAGAGTTAGGGGTTCCAATGAGGGGACTTACAAGTGATGCTGGAAAGTATATGGATTCAAAAGGTGTTATACATTCTCACAACTTTTGTGAAAGGTTTTACGGACAGGAAAATATAAGTGAAGAGTCTCTTTTAAAGATATTAGAAGAAAGCAAATACTTAAATGAGATGGAATTAATGACTCACCCAGCATATATCGATAAAGATATTTTAACTTTGAGCAGCTATAATACTCAAAGAGCTTATGAACTTGTAACTCTAAAAAGTGAAAAGGTTGTTAAATATATAGAAGCTAATAATATAAAGCTAATAGATTTTACAGACATATAAAGTTTATGACTTTAATATTCTGTTGAAATTAAGTGGTTATCCATCCGATGCTTTAATGAGCTTACGCAAAGAATTAATATGATTTTGTCATATTCCATGGCTAAAACTGTAAACTCACTACGTTCGAACAGTACAGTTTATTAACGCCATTCCATATGATAAAATCATTTAATTCTAATAGCTCGCTCATAGAGCATCTCCTGTATAACCACTTAATTTTAGAAGTATTTTTAAAATAGTCTAAAATAAAATTATAGGAATATATACATTTATCAATGCTTTAGCACAAGATATAAGTATATAAATGTAAGTTATAAAATGAGGTGAGGAACGTGGAGAAGAAAATAGCTTTTTTTGATATAGATGGAACATTAATTAGCTCTAATGGCAATGAGGTTATAATGCCAGAAAGCACTAAGGTAGCTATAAGAGAGTTTAGAAAAAGAGGTAACTTAGCTTTTGTATGCAGTGGGAGACCAATTAGATTTATTATTCAGGAATTTGGTGAGGACATGTTCGATGGGTATATAGCTGGGAATGGTACTCATATAGTTCATGAAGGTAAGGATGTTTATCATAGATTAATTGATGTAGACACAGTAAAGCAGCTGCAAAAGTCTTTTGATGAATTAGGTATAAGCTGTTGCTTTAATGGTCTTCATGAGGGCTATGCATATAATATGCCCATTGAAAGAGTTGAGGAGTACAATTCTATGTTCACTGGTGAACCTTACTTATTAAAAGAATGGGATATAGATAATATTAAGGTTAATACCTTAGATATATTTTATTCTAAAGAAGAGTGCTTGAACAAATGCATTGAGTATTTTAAAGATAAACTTGTTTTTAATTCTCATGGACCACATATGTCGGCAGATGTATCCTTTAAAGATTGGGGAAAATCCCATGCCATTGAGCATTTTATACAATTAGTAGGGATGAATATGGAGGATACCTTTGCCTTTGGAGATGGTTATAATGATATAGAGATGATTAAAACAGTGAAGACTGGAATTGCTATGGGAAATGCAGTAGAGGCTTTGAAGAAAGAAGCAAACTATGTGACTTCAAGCATTCTTGAAGATGGCATCTATAATGCAATGAAGGAGTTTGGGCTTATATAAAGATGAACCACTTCGATCCGAAATCTATTTTTAAAACTCTCACGGGTTCTGGTGAGAGAATTTAAAAATATAAATTCTATTACGAAGTGGTTCATCTATAGATTTTTTAACTTAAGTACAGGATGATTGCTAACTAAATTATTAACTTATACATGCCCGGTAATCACTAGATTATGTGATTATCGGGCATGTATGGATTTAACCTTCATAAACCCCTTATATAGAGATAAAAAATGAACACCTACCTAAAGAACACAATCTTTACCAGTAAAATCCAGGGTGATATGATGAACTTAAGAAAACGATTTCGAAATCGCATGATATATGTGTAGGTAGCATGCAGAAGTTTACACATTATCTATCACCTGAGTTTTAAAATTGAAAGGGGTTAGAAAATGAAAAGAAAGAATGGGAGATTTGGGGTTATTAATTTTGTTCTTAGCTTAGTGTTTTTAATGGCATCCTTTGTTGTTCCTGCAAGAGCACAACAAATTGGAGTGAAAACTGATACTGGAATAAAAAAAGAAGGTGTCACTGTTAGACCAGATAATAATTCGCCTACAGGCTATACAGCAACCTTTGTTTACAAGAATTCAACAGCTACTAAGGTAGAATTTTATGGTCAATTCACCTTTGCAAGGACTGGACAGGACTATCCTAATACATCCGTAACTAGTTATACACCTTATCAATGGACAAAAGATATGTTTCCTCTTACTAGTGCAGTATATCAGGAGGCTATGACAAAAGTTAAAGGCACTGATTTCTGGACAATAAGTATGCCTCTTCCAAGTGGAGGATATCCATATTCATATGTTGTTGATGGTACAAAGGTAGCTGATCCTGCAAATATGCCTATAACTAACGTTAATGGAGGGAAACAGACTCTTAGCATGGCATATATACCATTTGACAAACAAAAGCAAGTGACAGATTATTCATATGTTTTACCAAAAGAAGGAGCAAAAACTGGTAAGGTTTCCTTTGTGAAGTATTCAACCAAAGGATTACTTACAACTGATCTACAACCACTTGGTATTTATCTTCCATTCGGATATGATGCAAATAGGACTGAACCTTACAAGGTAATATATCTTTCACATGGCGGTGGGGGTAATGAATCAGATTGGTTTAATACCGGAAGTGCAGCTAACATAATGGATAATTTAATTGCTGAAAAGAAAACTGAGCCAGCAATTGTAGTAACAATGGATAATAGTGCATTTGGATGGAACTTCGTTAATATAAATAAAAATATGATGGAAAATATAATTCCTTATATGGAATCACATTATAATGTTTCTAAAAATGTTAAAGATCGTGCTTTTGCAGGCTTATCAATGGGGGCTTTGACAGCTTCTAATTTATATTATGCACATCCAACTGACTTTGGATATTTTGGAATATTCAGCGGTGCTAATGCTGCACTTGATTTAACTAAGAACACTGATGCTTTGCGTACACCAAAGCTTTTTGTAGGCGCTGGGTGCTATGATATGGCATATTATAACTTAGGATTTAATTCAGATAAATACACCCTAAAATTTTTAGAAATGTTAGATGCAAATAGCATACCATATCAGTTCCAATTGGCAAATGGAGCACATGATTGGTTTACATGGCCTCAACTCTTTGATACATTTGCAAAGAACATCGTATGGAAATAATATAATGAATTTGACTCTGTTAAAGCAAAGTGTTGAAATTGATTGGTTAGTCATCCGATGCTTTAATGAACTTATCAATTTCAATAATCTTTTAATCATAGAATAAATTAGGACATATGTAAAGATGAACCACTTCGATCCGAAATCTATTTTTAAAACTCTCACGGGTTCTGGTGAGAGAATTTAAAAATATAAATTCTATTACGAAGTGGTTCATCTATAGCAATATGAAAATTGCTATGTATGTCCAATGTTATATGAAAATCAATATGCTTTATTAGAACTGTATTACTAAAATAATAATCCTGTTAACTATTATGATGCTACTATATGGAGGCGAAGGAGTCTTTTCTATGAAATCAAATATTTGTTATGATGAAAAACTTTATACTATGTTTGGAATTAATAAGGTAAAAGATGAGAGTAGCGTAGAGATAAAGAACACATCATTTGAGAAGAGCGAAAAGGGTTTAAGTGAATATACAGCTACAGACAAAGCTGACATTGAGAATTTTAATAAAGAAAGGACTATTAAACAATTTAAACTAGTAAAAGAACTTTACAGAGAAGATATCGAAAGTGCAGGTGTAACTCT
Proteins encoded in this region:
- a CDS encoding Gfo/Idh/MocA family protein — protein: MKVNFGIIGFGFMGHIHEKTLNSLEATKVVAICDIQEERMEDAITEGVIKTTSVDELLKIEDINTVIISVSNHVHKEVVIKAAKAGKNIICEKPAAMSVKEYDEMVAVVKDTGVLFTVHQQRRFDEDFRTAKEVYDQKALGNVFTVQSMLYGINGNMHDWHVFKKYGGGMLYDWGVHLIDQLLYMVDSKITTIFADLRNVINEEVDDYFKILFRFENGITGEIELGTYFLADKEKWFERHWFIGGDSGSMYSDGFEPVGKVARTTRLLKNVPGKTTMTASGPTRSFGPPPEGVLITEELPKVNVAHIMFFENYLNALEGKEELLVKIPEVRRVLAVMEAVRESAATGRSIDFE
- a CDS encoding sugar phosphate isomerase/epimerase family protein — its product is MSNIKRSVSFYSLQDHYARGKMNLEDIFKFLKEMGAEMEFISDQMLKGTPHPSEESLKEWDRLMAEYKVKPVCNDIFINTCLYKNRTLTTKEATDALIEEIKLAHRLGFKLVRLVSKTPAEIIEPALPYAEKYDVTLALEIHGGMSFDNPMTKAFIDVIHKTKSPYLGIVVDTGIFCRRHPRVATNYFRSLGVNEEVIKYIDDIFASGTDPKQFFTKQGGRPKELLDLCKNELDHMYTIFSDGYETSDFSILDEHMPYVKHIHGKVYEMTEEGVEYSIPYDELIKYLDEKGYEGYISTEYEGNRFTLDGEEVIELEQVRKHQEMLKKYIAKLGR
- a CDS encoding C-glycoside deglycosidase beta subunit domain-containing protein; amino-acid sequence: MFDNYVFSEGTCKNVSNKDGQVNGFELKTLITYYRGVPLSMVHDVKVEVDGVEVPRESIRFSSNGEDYFTLDEMETVTTYKWEYGQEATVFVEKEGGLSKGEHDVKLTTVLRVAYIPVPFEGTKTRKVVIN
- a CDS encoding flavodoxin family protein; translated protein: MSKKKVLGISFGRKMSNTEVMIKTALMECEKAGNEVKFIRADDLNIQDCTGCIACVVGLLQGGSGKCHLKDDMHIIDEALMECDAVIVGSPTYVLAPTGRFKTVCDRLGPSHDVAFRTEAKKTGIARGKAPEQLPDERSFKPRVAALITVGGAMTQNWLSFAMPSMYEFTISMGINVVDKYEYFGAMAHEHVVGNQEVMDRMVVMGKNIADSLNSDSEKEMNKWRGADEGICPVCHCDMLTVRYNKNEVECPVCGISGELTLVDGEIKVSFSEAQQKRSRLFYDGKLEHQVEISTKAVGPGQIPNKKELLGKYVGYGE
- the yidA gene encoding sugar-phosphatase — translated: MYKLLALDLDGTLLNNNGEISKANAKAIELAKEKGIKVVLATGRPIDGIKNYISQLNLLEDDYVVAFNGALVQKTRDKTVIGRKGLTISDLNKIYELSKKLNVNIHIHTDKECITPKISKYSLFEAKLNSIPLKEIGFEDLQGDTVINKIMFIDEEQIIDKISGLIDEEFHDEYTVVRSLPYFLEFLNKEVNKGIGVKMLANSLGISMDEVICIGDHENDIHMIQYAGLGVAMGNAVDSLKNAADYITKSNEENGVAHVIEKFILN
- a CDS encoding PHP domain-containing protein; amino-acid sequence: MYTKGDFHMHSVASDGDRTPSEIIVMAKEKGLDIISITDHNSTDSVEEAKRIGDIIGVKVIAGLELSTRYKGKKVHVLSYFMNDKYKDITFQKVLKHIRNHEIDELKSLVGSEIAITRDEIKNRIDTRTGIDILRYFGGSVVLAHPVKVKKENLEDILQLEFDGIEAIYSKNTTEDTKYFKAIAEKKGWFYTAGSDFHTDKRQDNRHGQIGQVFLKEKELEIFIQSLTK
- the chbG gene encoding chitin disaccharide deacetylase; its protein translation is MKLIINADDFGFTRGVNLGILEAFKEGIVTSTSMLTNGPGFEHGIELMRQNKNLKVGIHLVLTAGRPISEGLKTLVNEKGNFEHNFEKIEAADEEEIRKEYRAQIDKFLSTGFKPTHIDFHHGATKKNFAIAVQFAKELGVPMRGLTSDAGKYMDSKGVIHSHNFCERFYGQENISEESLLKILEESKYLNEMELMTHPAYIDKDILTLSSYNTQRAYELVTLKSEKVVKYIEANNIKLIDFTDI
- a CDS encoding HAD family hydrolase, which gives rise to MEKKIAFFDIDGTLISSNGNEVIMPESTKVAIREFRKRGNLAFVCSGRPIRFIIQEFGEDMFDGYIAGNGTHIVHEGKDVYHRLIDVDTVKQLQKSFDELGISCCFNGLHEGYAYNMPIERVEEYNSMFTGEPYLLKEWDIDNIKVNTLDIFYSKEECLNKCIEYFKDKLVFNSHGPHMSADVSFKDWGKSHAIEHFIQLVGMNMEDTFAFGDGYNDIEMIKTVKTGIAMGNAVEALKKEANYVTSSILEDGIYNAMKEFGLI
- a CDS encoding alpha/beta hydrolase-fold protein; amino-acid sequence: MKRKNGRFGVINFVLSLVFLMASFVVPARAQQIGVKTDTGIKKEGVTVRPDNNSPTGYTATFVYKNSTATKVEFYGQFTFARTGQDYPNTSVTSYTPYQWTKDMFPLTSAVYQEAMTKVKGTDFWTISMPLPSGGYPYSYVVDGTKVADPANMPITNVNGGKQTLSMAYIPFDKQKQVTDYSYVLPKEGAKTGKVSFVKYSTKGLLTTDLQPLGIYLPFGYDANRTEPYKVIYLSHGGGGNESDWFNTGSAANIMDNLIAEKKTEPAIVVTMDNSAFGWNFVNINKNMMENIIPYMESHYNVSKNVKDRAFAGLSMGALTASNLYYAHPTDFGYFGIFSGANAALDLTKNTDALRTPKLFVGAGCYDMAYYNLGFNSDKYTLKFLEMLDANSIPYQFQLANGAHDWFTWPQLFDTFAKNIVWK